In one window of Mus pahari chromosome 3, PAHARI_EIJ_v1.1, whole genome shotgun sequence DNA:
- the Dtwd1 gene encoding DTW domain-containing protein 1, with translation MIHALETEHFGSKKNMALSPSVVPKESEENNANCVETKQSQTASIASEDPLQNLRLASQEVLHKAQQSGRSRCLQCGGSRMFYCYTCCVPVENVPTEQIPSVQLPLKIDIIKHPNETDGKSTAVHAKLLAPDSVNIYTYPCIPEYEGKDHEVVLVFPGPQSISIKDVSIHLQQRIESKGRNKADDLDVPACKLRRTQVENTSRGPELKRVVFIDSTWNQTNQIASDERLRELLQVELRTRKTCFWRHQKGKPDTFLSTIEAIYYFLVDYHSEVQKEKYRGQYDNLLFFYSFMYRLIKNARDSGEKAKPQLGQ, from the exons ATGATACATGCTTTAGAAACAGAACATTTTGGTTCAAAGAAAAATATGGCTCTCAGTCCATCTGTAGTTCctaaagaaagtgaagaaaataatgCAAACTGTGTAGAAACAAAACAGTCACAAACTGCTTCCATTGCTTCAGAAGACCCCCTTCAAAACTTACGCTTAGCGTCTCAGGAAGTGCTTCATAAGGCTCAGCAAAGTGGGAGGTCACGGTGTCTCCAGTGTGGTGGCTCAAGAATGTTCTACTGCTACACATGCTGTGTCCCAGTGGAAAATGTGCCCACtgagcaaatcccatctgtacAG CTTCCATTGAAGATTGATATCATTAAGCATCCAAATGAAACAGACGGCAAGAGCACTGCTGTGCACGCAAAGCTCTTAGCGCCTGACTCTGTGAACATTTACACATATCCGTGCATTCCGGAGTACGAAGGGAAGGATCACGAG gttgtACTTGTTTTCCCTGGGCCTCAGTCTATCTCAATAAAAGATGTCTCTATCCATCTACAACAAAGGATTGAAAGTAAAGGTAGAAACAAAGCTGACGACCTTGATGTGCCAGCTTGTAAACTCAGGAGGACTCAGGTCGAGAACACAAGCCGGGGCCCCGAGTTGAAGAGAGTTGTCTTCATTGACAGCACCTGGAACCAGACAAACCAGATCGCCTCTGACGAGCGGCTTCGGG AGCTATTACAAGTTGAACTGAGAACAAGAAAAACTTGCTTTTGGCGCCATCAAAAAGGGAAGCCAGATACTTTCCTTTCCACAATTGAAGCCATTTATTACTTCCTAGTAGACTACCATAGTGAGGTGCAGAAAGAGAAGTACAGAGGACAGTATGACAACCTTTTATTCTTCTACTCTTTTATGTACCGCTTGATAAAGAATGCCAGAGACTCTGGAGAGAAGGCTAAACCGCAGCTCGGCCAGTAG